One genomic region from Glaciimonas sp. PAMC28666 encodes:
- a CDS encoding aspartate/glutamate racemase family protein, with the protein MKTIGLIGGMSWESTVPYYRQINETVKARLGGLHSARIILYSIDFHDIERLQHAGDWEAAGTMLAGAARSLELAGADFLVLCTNTMHKISPAIEAAVDIPLFHIADPTASEIKQAGFSTVGLLGTRFTMEQDFYRERLREQHGLKVLIPKPEDREIIHRIIYEELCLGQINAHSRAEYRRVMAALVAQGAQAIILGCTEISLLVGSDDAQVPLFDTAGIHARKAAEWALSLT; encoded by the coding sequence TTGAAAACCATCGGTCTTATCGGCGGCATGAGTTGGGAATCGACCGTGCCGTATTATCGTCAGATTAACGAGACCGTCAAAGCGCGTCTGGGCGGTCTGCACTCAGCCAGGATCATTTTATATAGTATCGATTTTCACGACATCGAGCGACTGCAGCACGCTGGCGACTGGGAGGCGGCCGGAACAATGCTCGCTGGTGCGGCGCGTTCGCTTGAATTGGCGGGCGCGGATTTTTTGGTTCTGTGCACAAACACGATGCATAAGATTAGCCCGGCTATTGAGGCAGCGGTCGATATTCCGTTGTTTCATATTGCTGATCCAACCGCCAGCGAGATTAAACAGGCGGGGTTTTCGACGGTCGGCTTGCTCGGTACGCGCTTCACCATGGAGCAGGATTTTTACCGCGAACGACTGCGTGAACAGCATGGGCTTAAAGTATTGATACCGAAGCCTGAAGACCGCGAGATCATCCATCGGATTATCTATGAAGAACTTTGTCTGGGGCAGATCAATGCCCACTCACGTGCCGAGTATCGCAGAGTCATGGCCGCGTTAGTGGCGCAGGGAGCGCAAGCAATTATTCTCGGCTGTACCGAGATATCGCTACTGGTCGGTTCAGATGATGCACAAGTGCCACTGTTTGATACTGCTGGCATTCATGCACGAAAGGCAGCCGAATGGGCTCTTTCGTTGACTTGA
- a CDS encoding MFS transporter yields MLCLMYFITYLDRVNVSTAAAGFGKEFNLSKTEIGLVFSAFAYPYLVFQIIGGWVSDKFGAKRTLIYCGILWAIATILTGFAGGLTSLLLARLLLGLGEGATFPAATSAMARWIPKERRGFAQGITHAFARIGNAAAPAAIVFVMVQYGWRESFYICGALSLVWVVVWAFVFTEDPAKHARITAEELAAMPAPKTGNTKTPWGPLFKRMLPVTIVYFCYGWTLWLFLSWIPQYFLHSYHLDMKKSAIFASSVFFAGVIGDTLGGIVSDKLLIRTGNLKIARSYMVSVCMLLTLLSLLPIIFTHNLYVSIVCLSAGFFFAEMTIGPMWAIPMDIAPESAGTASGMMNTGSALAAIISPVLSGYLIDRFGSWELPFVGSMILMAFGVVLAFRMQPDAKFTGGDGIAPSMGSKGTKLRV; encoded by the coding sequence ATGCTTTGCCTGATGTACTTCATTACCTATCTTGACCGCGTGAATGTGAGCACTGCAGCGGCAGGATTCGGGAAAGAATTCAATCTTTCAAAAACCGAGATCGGTCTGGTTTTTTCTGCCTTTGCCTATCCTTATCTGGTATTTCAAATCATTGGCGGTTGGGTCAGCGATAAATTCGGAGCCAAGCGCACGCTCATTTATTGCGGCATTTTGTGGGCGATTGCGACGATACTTACCGGTTTTGCTGGCGGCCTCACCTCGCTGCTGCTAGCGCGTCTTTTGCTGGGATTGGGCGAAGGGGCTACCTTTCCCGCGGCGACATCAGCGATGGCACGCTGGATTCCGAAAGAGCGGCGCGGTTTTGCCCAGGGTATTACGCACGCATTCGCCCGGATTGGTAACGCAGCAGCCCCCGCCGCGATCGTATTTGTCATGGTGCAATACGGCTGGAGAGAGTCGTTTTATATTTGTGGCGCACTAAGCCTGGTCTGGGTCGTCGTGTGGGCTTTTGTCTTCACTGAAGATCCCGCGAAACACGCCCGCATCACCGCCGAAGAACTGGCCGCCATGCCTGCGCCCAAAACAGGTAACACCAAAACGCCGTGGGGACCGCTTTTCAAAAGAATGTTACCGGTCACAATTGTCTATTTTTGTTATGGCTGGACATTGTGGCTGTTCCTCAGCTGGATTCCGCAGTATTTTTTGCACAGCTATCACCTTGACATGAAGAAGTCAGCGATATTTGCATCAAGCGTCTTTTTCGCCGGGGTTATCGGCGATACGCTGGGCGGCATAGTCAGTGATAAGTTACTCATTCGCACTGGCAACCTGAAGATCGCCAGGAGTTACATGGTGTCTGTGTGCATGTTATTGACGTTGTTGTCGCTGCTGCCCATCATTTTTACGCATAATCTTTACGTCTCCATCGTCTGTCTCAGCGCGGGTTTCTTTTTTGCCGAAATGACCATCGGGCCGATGTGGGCCATTCCAATGGATATCGCTCCTGAATCGGCTGGCACGGCCAGCGGGATGATGAACACAGGTTCAGCATTAGCCGCCATCATTTCGCCGGTATTGTCGGGTTATCTGATTGATCGCTTTGGTAGCTGGGAATTGCCATTCGTTGGCAGCATGATCCTGATGGCGTTCGGTGTTGTGTTGGCGTTTCGCATGCAGCCGGATGCCAAATTTACGGGCGGCGATGGGATCGCACCCTCCATGGGCTCTAAAGGAACTAAATTACGTGTGTAA
- a CDS encoding glutathione S-transferase gives MITVHHLNNSRSQRVLWLLEELALEYEVKRYQRDPKTMLAPASLRAIHPLGKSPVITDGDSTVAESGAIIEYLIQKYGDGRLMPPIGSKDHQRYTYWLHYAEGSAMPPLLMKLIFGRLPQPPMPAFLRPFARLIAGGVQKSYIDPQLVTHLNFMEAELGKSTWFAGEHFSAADIQMSFPLEAAHMRAGLNNTRPHLMAYLQRIHARPAYLRAIERGGQYDFMQ, from the coding sequence ATGATTACTGTGCATCATTTGAATAATTCACGTTCACAGCGGGTGCTTTGGTTGCTTGAGGAACTTGCCCTGGAATATGAAGTAAAACGCTATCAGCGCGATCCTAAAACGATGTTGGCTCCTGCATCGCTGCGCGCCATACATCCCTTGGGGAAGTCGCCGGTGATAACGGATGGCGATAGCACGGTCGCCGAATCGGGTGCGATCATTGAGTACCTGATACAAAAATACGGTGATGGACGGCTGATGCCGCCAATCGGCAGTAAAGACCATCAGCGTTACACCTATTGGCTGCACTATGCAGAAGGTTCTGCCATGCCGCCGTTGCTAATGAAGTTGATTTTCGGTCGCCTTCCGCAGCCGCCAATGCCAGCGTTCCTGCGGCCCTTCGCCCGCTTGATAGCCGGCGGCGTGCAAAAAAGTTATATCGATCCGCAACTCGTCACGCATTTAAATTTCATGGAAGCTGAGTTAGGGAAAAGCACGTGGTTTGCTGGTGAACATTTCAGTGCAGCCGACATACAAATGAGCTTTCCTCTGGAAGCCGCGCACATGCGCGCTGGCTTGAATAATACGCGCCCGCACCTGATGGCTTATCTGCAGCGGATTCATGCCCGGCCAGCTTATTTGCGGGCAATCGAAAGAGGCGGTCAATACGACTTTATGCAATAG
- a CDS encoding fumarylacetoacetate hydrolase family protein → MTASSLTNLANLTALADMLSVAYKGNTTTSVPATLEPENSDIAYDVQQRFLKNCNFTTGGWKIGAKSETGPIQGAPLPLPRVHVTSVSIERSAYPVLGLELEIFFTFNKDFLPRSGPISEQEVAESIASFGAAIELVSSRVEGWREAPKLIQLADLQNHGALVIGKMVPYRSDFNYLEPQVDLRINGGPIFNGIGRNPAGDPRRLLCWLVNHCSQKRLTLLAGTVVTTGSYTGVDFPTHGGTVLGEITGLPAVNFELT, encoded by the coding sequence ATGACTGCATCATCTTTGACCAATTTGGCTAATTTGACTGCGTTGGCCGATATGCTAAGTGTTGCCTATAAAGGTAATACAACAACCTCGGTGCCAGCGACGCTGGAGCCGGAGAACAGTGATATTGCCTACGACGTTCAGCAGCGGTTTTTGAAGAACTGCAATTTCACCACCGGTGGCTGGAAAATCGGTGCGAAGTCTGAGACCGGACCGATTCAGGGCGCACCTCTGCCGCTACCGCGAGTCCATGTAACGTCTGTTTCGATTGAGCGTAGTGCCTACCCGGTATTAGGTCTCGAACTGGAAATTTTCTTCACGTTCAATAAAGATTTCTTGCCGCGATCCGGTCCGATTTCAGAGCAAGAAGTGGCCGAAAGTATTGCCAGCTTCGGCGCTGCGATTGAGCTGGTATCGAGTCGAGTGGAGGGTTGGCGCGAGGCGCCCAAGCTAATTCAGCTTGCGGACCTGCAAAATCATGGTGCGTTAGTAATTGGCAAGATGGTCCCGTATCGCAGCGATTTCAACTATTTGGAACCGCAGGTAGATCTGCGTATTAACGGTGGTCCGATATTCAATGGCATCGGCCGCAATCCTGCCGGCGACCCGCGGCGATTGTTATGTTGGCTGGTCAACCATTGCAGTCAGAAAAGACTGACGCTGCTGGCAGGGACCGTTGTCACCACAGGATCGTATACCGGCGTCGATTTTCCCACACATGGCGGTACTGTCCTTGGTGAAATTACCGGACTACCCGCGGTCAATTTCGAACTGACTTAA
- a CDS encoding alanine--glyoxylate aminotransferase family protein: protein MLTLDFHPAGRHFLQIPGPSPVPDRILRAMSYPTIDHRGPEFGALGLQVLAGIKKIFKTEQPVIIYPASGTGAWEAALTNTLSAGDTVLMYETGHFATLWKKMAEALGLKPEFLGLPGVEGWRLGVQADVIEERLRRDTQHIIKAVCVVHNETSTGVTSNIAAVRKAIDAAGHPALLLVDTISGLASADYRHDEWGVDVTISGSQKGLMLPPGISFNAVSKKAIAAGKQATLPRAFWDWTDIIEMNATGYWPYTPNTNLLYALSEALDMILGEGLENVFARHQRLAAACRAAVHAWGLEVQCADPAVYSPVLTGVMTPPGFDADAIRKTIYENFDMSLGTGLGKMKGRMFRIGHLGEANDLTLMATLSGCEMGLKLAGIPLAGSGVLAAMDYLSTHKNVSMLKAG from the coding sequence ATGTTAACACTTGATTTCCATCCAGCCGGTCGTCATTTTTTGCAAATCCCTGGCCCGAGTCCGGTTCCGGATCGCATTTTGCGGGCCATGAGCTATCCAACCATCGATCATCGCGGTCCTGAATTTGGCGCATTGGGATTGCAGGTATTGGCGGGCATCAAGAAGATTTTTAAAACCGAGCAACCCGTCATCATTTACCCGGCGTCCGGGACCGGCGCATGGGAAGCCGCATTGACGAATACGCTCAGCGCCGGTGACACGGTATTAATGTATGAAACGGGCCATTTTGCGACGCTCTGGAAGAAAATGGCCGAAGCGCTCGGGCTGAAGCCCGAGTTTCTCGGACTGCCGGGGGTAGAGGGCTGGCGACTCGGGGTCCAGGCAGATGTGATCGAAGAGCGTCTGCGCAGGGACACGCAACACATTATCAAAGCAGTGTGCGTAGTCCACAACGAAACATCTACCGGCGTGACTTCCAATATTGCCGCGGTACGCAAAGCAATTGATGCTGCGGGTCATCCAGCATTGCTTCTGGTCGATACTATTTCGGGTTTGGCTTCGGCCGATTATCGCCACGATGAATGGGGCGTTGACGTGACCATTTCGGGTTCACAAAAAGGCTTGATGCTGCCGCCTGGTATCAGCTTTAACGCGGTCTCGAAAAAAGCCATTGCGGCGGGAAAGCAAGCCACGCTGCCACGGGCGTTTTGGGACTGGACCGACATCATCGAGATGAACGCAACCGGCTATTGGCCTTACACCCCAAACACCAATCTTTTATATGCTTTGTCCGAGGCACTGGACATGATTTTAGGTGAGGGTCTGGAGAATGTCTTCGCCCGCCATCAACGCCTGGCGGCGGCTTGTCGCGCCGCGGTGCACGCGTGGGGACTTGAGGTGCAATGTGCCGATCCGGCCGTCTATTCCCCCGTATTGACAGGCGTGATGACGCCGCCGGGATTCGATGCGGATGCGATTCGCAAGACGATCTATGAAAACTTTGACATGTCACTTGGCACCGGTCTTGGCAAGATGAAAGGGCGCATGTTCCGTATCGGCCATCTAGGCGAAGCGAATGACCTGACGTTGATGGCGACGCTTTCCGGTTGCGAAATGGGGCTGAAACTTGCAGGTATACCTTTGGCTGGCAGTGGCGTGCTGGCGGCGATGGACTATCTCTCCACGCATAAAAATGTATCCATGTTGAAAGCGGGATAG
- a CDS encoding isochorismatase family protein → MLIDVEKSTLLLVDFQSRLMPAIHQGESVVAQAVRLGRIAQLLNVPIIGTEQNPAKLGGNEDAIKQLCQTTVNKVHFNACADGLLGVLPRPRRQIIIAGCEAHVCMLQTAHGLLAHGFVVRVVVDAVGSRRESDRDAALTRLQQAGAQLVTVEMVAFEWVRNSEHPAFRQILQLIK, encoded by the coding sequence ATGTTGATCGACGTTGAAAAATCAACTTTGCTTTTAGTGGATTTCCAGTCGCGGTTGATGCCCGCGATCCATCAAGGGGAAAGCGTCGTAGCGCAAGCGGTGCGACTGGGGCGGATAGCACAACTACTCAACGTTCCCATTATTGGAACAGAACAAAATCCCGCCAAGCTGGGCGGGAATGAAGATGCCATCAAGCAATTGTGTCAGACAACCGTCAACAAGGTGCATTTCAATGCTTGCGCTGATGGATTGCTGGGTGTTTTGCCACGCCCACGGCGGCAGATTATCATCGCAGGTTGCGAGGCGCATGTTTGCATGTTGCAAACTGCACACGGGCTTTTAGCCCATGGATTTGTGGTGCGGGTAGTGGTTGACGCAGTCGGTTCGCGCCGTGAAAGTGACCGCGACGCCGCGCTAACGCGACTTCAGCAGGCGGGAGCACAGCTTGTCACCGTTGAAATGGTCGCCTTCGAATGGGTCCGTAACAGCGAGCATCCGGCTTTTCGCCAGATCTTGCAGTTAATCAAGTAG
- a CDS encoding GntR family transcriptional regulator has protein sequence MKNTIDDEIASPNRPTLPKLERQRLHDTVVEHLRNLIVEAILVPGMKLNERELCETLGISRTPLREAMKVLAAEGLIEIFPNRGASVSKMTESEIWETFELMSGIEAFSGELACERITAIELAEIKALHYAMLACKAQNDLPGYYVRNQEIHDRINDAAKNSVLRQTYLGLNRRLKALRFKSNFQAQKWDNAAHEHGEMIEALEARDGKRLSSVLRSHLLSKRDAVLSNPVITPSQPNGERLV, from the coding sequence ATGAAAAATACAATCGACGACGAAATTGCCTCACCAAACCGCCCGACGCTACCGAAACTGGAACGTCAACGCTTGCACGATACGGTGGTTGAGCATTTACGTAATCTGATCGTTGAGGCGATCCTGGTTCCCGGTATGAAGCTCAACGAACGAGAGCTCTGCGAAACCTTGGGCATATCTCGCACGCCCCTGCGTGAAGCGATGAAAGTGCTAGCTGCAGAAGGCTTGATTGAGATATTTCCTAATCGCGGTGCGTCGGTATCAAAAATGACGGAAAGCGAAATCTGGGAAACATTCGAGTTGATGAGCGGTATCGAGGCCTTCTCGGGAGAGTTGGCATGTGAGCGGATCACCGCGATAGAGCTCGCAGAAATCAAGGCGCTGCATTACGCCATGCTGGCATGCAAAGCACAAAACGACTTGCCGGGTTATTACGTTCGGAATCAAGAGATCCACGACCGCATCAACGATGCTGCAAAAAATTCCGTGCTTAGACAAACCTATCTTGGCCTGAACCGGCGACTGAAAGCATTGCGTTTCAAGTCTAATTTTCAAGCGCAAAAATGGGATAACGCGGCCCACGAGCATGGAGAAATGATTGAGGCGCTCGAAGCACGTGACGGAAAACGCCTGTCATCGGTCTTACGCAGCCATCTCCTCAGTAAACGCGACGCTGTACTAAGCAATCCAGTTATTACTCCATCGCAACCGAATGGCGAGCGCCTCGTGTAA
- a CDS encoding FAD-binding and (Fe-S)-binding domain-containing protein, protein MLVKPIFLAPPGGGNSSAIASLLKREMRGDVLFGKADRGRYATDASIYQMMPLGVVVPRDQNDLLLALDIARSHGTPILARGAGTSQCGQTVGEALVIDNSKWLNNVIDFDLEARTVTVEPGIVLDHLNAWLKPHGLWFPVDVSTAAQCTLGGMAGNNSCGSRSIEYGNMVHNVLAIDAVLADGVQGRFGRLDQMADSGRLHEIVQGLQRIALRERDEIIERTPKVLRRVAGYNIDIFDCQNPRAYTDDGMANLAQILVGSEGTLAYTRQMTLALLPIPEHKVLGVVNFPTFYQAMDMAQHIVKLGPTAVELVDRTMIELAISNPAFRPVIEKALIGKPAAILLVEFSGENLDEQRKKLAALTELMSDLHLPDSVVQMSQAGEQKALWEVRKAGLNIMMSMKGDGKPVSFIEDCAVPLEHLAEYTSQLTEVFHRYGTEGTWYAHASVGTLHVRPILDMRREGAKDMREIAEAAAVLVRKYKGAYSGEHGDGLCRGEWVAWQYGPRINAAFSEIKDLFDPENRFNPDKIVRPPKMDERSNFRYAPGYRELSLVPALDWSPWNVIRDPLTGEESAPGSGDDRTGGLAKVVEMCNNNGHCRKFDAGTMCPSYRITKDEKHVTRGRANTLRLAMSGQLGQDGLASEEVKDVLDLCVSCKGCKRDCPTGVDMAKIKIEARAAWRNKHGLKLRDRLIAFMPRYAPYMGTVGAALALAERIPLVSGWIKSSLGLAPQRAFPRFRKSFLAGKRSLAQNVNPIREVLLFVDTFNNYMESENAVAAQQVLEAAGYTVHFNVSPGQRPLCCGRTYLSAGLVEEAKAEARRSLDALMPFVNRGVPVVGLEPSCLLTLRDEFLSYGYGEEAEKLSRAAYLLEEFLVKEKKAGRLTLDLKPLPANKVLLHGHCHQKAFDAFSPVQAVLGWIPEIQMSVVESSCCGMAGSFGYEAEHYDASLAMAELALLPAVRKAGKDAIIVADGTSCRHQIHDGTESKALHVARVLAMSLAGQSAN, encoded by the coding sequence ATGTTGGTTAAGCCTATTTTTCTTGCTCCGCCCGGTGGCGGCAACAGTTCAGCTATTGCGAGTCTCTTAAAGCGTGAAATGCGCGGCGATGTTTTGTTTGGGAAAGCCGACCGCGGCAGATACGCCACGGACGCATCGATTTATCAGATGATGCCGCTCGGGGTCGTGGTGCCGCGCGACCAGAATGATCTCCTTTTGGCGTTGGATATTGCACGTAGTCATGGGACGCCGATCCTGGCGCGTGGTGCTGGCACTAGCCAATGCGGGCAAACCGTGGGCGAAGCACTGGTTATTGATAACAGCAAATGGCTCAATAACGTGATCGATTTCGATCTGGAAGCGCGCACCGTGACGGTTGAGCCGGGTATTGTTCTCGATCACCTGAACGCCTGGTTGAAACCGCACGGTCTCTGGTTTCCGGTCGATGTCTCGACTGCTGCGCAATGCACGTTGGGCGGAATGGCCGGAAATAATTCCTGTGGTTCGCGCTCGATTGAATACGGCAACATGGTGCATAACGTGCTGGCAATCGATGCGGTACTCGCTGACGGCGTGCAAGGTCGCTTTGGACGCCTCGATCAGATGGCAGATAGCGGTCGTTTGCATGAGATCGTGCAGGGGCTACAGCGGATTGCTTTGCGCGAGCGAGACGAAATTATTGAGCGGACTCCAAAAGTCTTGCGGCGGGTCGCCGGCTATAACATCGACATCTTCGATTGCCAGAATCCGCGTGCTTACACGGACGACGGAATGGCCAACCTGGCGCAGATATTGGTGGGGTCGGAAGGTACGCTGGCCTATACCCGCCAGATGACATTGGCTTTGCTACCGATACCGGAGCACAAAGTGCTGGGCGTGGTGAATTTTCCGACCTTTTATCAAGCGATGGATATGGCGCAGCACATCGTCAAACTCGGTCCAACCGCAGTAGAACTGGTGGATCGTACAATGATCGAACTGGCGATCAGCAATCCCGCCTTCCGGCCGGTGATAGAAAAAGCGTTGATCGGCAAGCCTGCTGCCATTCTGCTGGTCGAGTTTTCGGGTGAAAATCTGGATGAACAGCGAAAAAAACTGGCCGCGCTGACGGAGCTGATGAGCGATCTGCATTTACCCGATTCGGTTGTGCAGATGTCTCAGGCGGGTGAACAAAAGGCATTATGGGAAGTCCGTAAAGCCGGGTTAAATATTATGATGAGCATGAAGGGCGATGGTAAGCCGGTCTCCTTCATTGAAGACTGCGCGGTGCCGCTCGAACATCTGGCCGAGTACACCAGTCAACTCACCGAGGTTTTTCATCGGTATGGCACCGAAGGCACCTGGTACGCGCATGCCAGTGTCGGCACGTTGCACGTACGTCCGATTCTGGATATGCGCCGGGAAGGTGCCAAGGACATGCGCGAAATTGCTGAAGCCGCTGCTGTTTTGGTCAGGAAATATAAAGGCGCTTATTCCGGTGAGCATGGCGATGGGTTGTGTCGCGGGGAGTGGGTGGCCTGGCAATACGGCCCGAGAATAAACGCCGCATTTTCTGAAATAAAGGATTTGTTCGATCCGGAAAATCGCTTTAATCCAGACAAAATCGTTCGTCCGCCAAAGATGGACGAACGCAGCAATTTTCGTTATGCGCCCGGTTATCGTGAATTGTCTCTGGTTCCCGCGCTCGACTGGTCGCCATGGAACGTTATCCGCGATCCGTTAACCGGGGAGGAGAGCGCACCCGGCAGCGGCGACGACCGCACCGGCGGGCTGGCCAAGGTCGTGGAGATGTGTAATAACAATGGCCATTGTCGGAAATTCGACGCAGGAACCATGTGCCCGAGCTACCGGATTACCAAGGATGAAAAGCACGTTACCCGTGGCCGGGCGAACACGTTGCGTCTGGCAATGTCTGGACAACTGGGTCAGGATGGCCTTGCCAGCGAGGAAGTGAAAGACGTATTAGACCTGTGCGTCTCCTGCAAGGGATGTAAGCGCGATTGTCCTACCGGCGTCGACATGGCGAAGATCAAAATAGAGGCCCGCGCTGCATGGCGTAACAAGCACGGCTTAAAGCTGCGTGACCGGCTGATCGCCTTTATGCCGAGATATGCCCCTTATATGGGAACAGTCGGCGCCGCGCTGGCGCTGGCAGAGCGGATTCCCCTGGTTTCCGGATGGATAAAAAGTTCGCTGGGGTTGGCACCGCAACGGGCCTTTCCGCGCTTCCGAAAGTCGTTTTTGGCGGGCAAAAGATCTCTTGCTCAAAATGTGAACCCAATCAGGGAAGTTCTCCTGTTTGTCGATACATTTAATAACTATATGGAGTCGGAGAACGCTGTCGCCGCGCAACAGGTGCTGGAAGCTGCCGGCTATACGGTGCATTTTAATGTTAGCCCCGGTCAGCGGCCCTTATGTTGTGGCCGGACTTATCTGTCTGCAGGACTAGTGGAGGAGGCCAAGGCCGAAGCCCGTCGCAGTCTGGATGCGTTGATGCCGTTTGTGAATCGGGGCGTGCCCGTGGTCGGTCTGGAGCCTTCTTGTTTATTGACGCTGCGAGACGAATTTCTGAGTTATGGGTACGGCGAAGAAGCCGAGAAGTTATCGCGTGCAGCGTATTTGCTCGAAGAATTTTTGGTAAAGGAAAAGAAAGCCGGACGCTTGACGCTCGATCTCAAACCACTACCTGCGAATAAAGTTTTGCTGCACGGCCATTGCCATCAAAAGGCGTTCGATGCTTTTAGTCCGGTGCAGGCAGTATTGGGCTGGATTCCTGAGATACAAATGTCGGTGGTCGAGTCGTCTTGTTGCGGTATGGCTGGCAGCTTTGGATACGAAGCGGAGCACTACGACGCATCGCTGGCGATGGCGGAATTGGCGTTACTCCCTGCGGTGCGCAAGGCTGGTAAGGATGCAATCATTGTTGCGGACGGCACCAGCTGCCGCCATCAGATTCACGACGGAACAGAAAGTAAAGCGTTGCATGTGGCGAGAGTGCTCGCCATGTCGCTGGCAGGGCAGTCGGCGAATTGA